A window of Nocardiopsis sp. Huas11 genomic DNA:
AGGGGGCGCGGCATGAGCCGCATCCCCGCGAACACCGGCCGCAGGACGCGCGGCGCCCACACGGTGGTGGCGCCCGACCGCAGTCCGGCCGCCACGGCGGCGGCGACCTGGCCGGGGGTGGCCGGGAACGGTGCGGGCTCCACGTGCGCCGACATCCGCGTCGGCACGTAGCCGGGCCGCACCACGAGGACGCGGGCGCCCGAGCCGTGCAGGGAGTCGGCCAGGCCTTGGGCGAAGCCGTCCAGGCCCGCCTTGGCCGACCCGTAGACGAAGTTGAACCGGCGGACGCGCACTCCGGCCACGGACGAGACCACCACCAGGGCGCCGTGGCCCTGTTCGCGCAACCGGGCGGCGACGGCCAGGCCCGCCGAGACGTGCCCCGTGTAGTTCACCGCGGCGGCGCGCGCGGCCGAGGCCGGGTCGGCCTCGTAGTCCGCCTGCTCGCCCAGCACCCCGAACGAGTCGACCACCACGTCCAGGTCGCCCACGAGGTCGACGGCCGCCCGCACCGTCGCGGTGTGGGTGTCTGGGTCCGTCGCGTCGAACTCCAGCGAGTGCACGGTCGCGCCCAGGGCGGTCAGGAC
This region includes:
- a CDS encoding SDR family NAD(P)-dependent oxidoreductase codes for the protein MRDSVGSVRTVLLLGGRSEIGLAVVERLVRDGAREVVLAARGGTSTPSVLTALGATVHSLEFDATDPDTHTATVRAAVDLVGDLDVVVDSFGVLGEQADYEADPASAARAAAVNYTGHVSAGLAVAARLREQGHGALVVVSSVAGVRVRRFNFVYGSAKAGLDGFAQGLADSLHGSGARVLVVRPGYVPTRMSAHVEPAPFPATPGQVAAAVAAGLRSGATTVWAPRVLRPVFAGMRLMPRPLWRRLGR